Sequence from the Telopea speciosissima isolate NSW1024214 ecotype Mountain lineage unplaced genomic scaffold, Tspe_v1 Tspe_v1.0753, whole genome shotgun sequence genome:
ACCACATTCCAATGATGAAACTATATTTTCATTCCAAAAACCTTTGTTGGAAATAAGTACAGAGCACATGATAATAAATTCTGGGTCAATGCTTCTAGCACTGGCACATTGTAGCAAAGGGATTTTCCACTAGAAGTCATTGTTGCCACAACAACATCTTTCCCAGAAAGAGAAGCCTGTATTGACTCTGCCTGCATATAACAACAGAGCCAGAAAGATAGGAGAGTCAAAAAAATATTAAGGAAATAATTGCCTTCAAAACAGGAATCCAGTACAAGACTATATCATACCTGGTGGCTGTATAACCTAGTGACTCCAATCCTTTGAAGTGCAAACCTCGTTGTCTCTGAGAGTTCATTTGGGATCCCAACACGCACAGCCTTTCTCGCACCAATTTCTTCAACATGAACTATCTGCGTTGGAAAGACTTCACTTATAGTCTTCTATTGCCTTCCTATAATGGCAACAAGCTGATAAAcacaaaaatagaagataccTGTCCTTGAGATCCGAGTCCCTTTCTAAGATGTTCAACCATTTCTCCTGGTGACAGTACATTTGTGTCCTGTTAACTCGGCAAGTtagtgaaaagaaaataaggtaCTTCTCCAGGAGACAGTATTAAAGGTTCGAGAAAAAGACATAGGAAAACCTGCATCAAAGGCTTTCAAAAATTGCAAACTAATTATGTTTGCATTAATCATATCAATGATTCCATGTGCAATTCAAGTGAAGCCATGGCATGAACAAAGAAAAACATATCCAAACTTTTCAACTCTCAGTCTGTTTACACTTAGCTGAACACTATCCTATCCTTATTAGAAGAGTATCAAAGGAACATCCTCCCGCTCAGATGAAAAGTATGCAAGTATCAAGCAACACCCCACATGGAATCATTGATACGATTAATGCTAATGAGAATATAGTATCTACCTGACATAGTGCCTGCAGTGAATGAGAACTTGAAGTGGCAGAACTCCTCGTACGTTTTGCTTCACAGCCTTTCGCAGTATCACCACTTTCCTCCAAAGATTTTAGTAGATCTTCCAATGATAAAAGCGTTGTAACCCTGCTTGCAAACATTGTTTTACCCTGCATGGTAAAATCTCTAATGGTATAGTCCGGAATGGGTGAGAAGAACTATAGAAGCATGACATATGATAGTTAAATAGGTAAGCACATGGTTCAGTACAATCAGTAACAGCAGTAAACCGGTtaattcaactcaactcaacttggccttatcccaactaaatggggtcggctatatgAATCATTTCCCTCCAATCacctctattcaaagccatacttgtaaCAAGGcataagctatgcatgtctttccccACCTCTCCTAAAGTCATATTAGGtctacccctggctctttttagctccttcaatctgaatcaaatcactccccCATACTGGAGGTCTGGACTATGGAGCATCTAAAGGCGCTtccgttgcacatgtccatgccacctcaaacaatattctcgtagcttatcatgtatcggagctactcctaaatcagctctaatatgaatattccttattttatcctttctagttttaccactcatccatctcaacatcctcatctcagctacacaTGTCAAATGACTACGCAATTAATAGGATGGCAACTGATGcagttcagaagaacaagaaggccagCAGAAAACCGAGCTATCAGTTGAGTCAGAGGGTCAGACTAGACCAAGAATGGCCTAATAGGCTTAATTTTGAGTGCCCAATGGGTTACATACACCATGGGCttagtatttttgggttttctattgtaatgggccaattctataaaCCCAAATATGAGGGATTTGAAGCCTATACGAAATTAGGTGtttatttccattttcttaGAGTTTCTAGATACTTTGTATTTTCAAGAGTTAAGTTGTAATGGGACTTTCATTATCCTGAACATGGAGAGTTTCCTAATTCTGTTATTTCTTAGTTCTAATACAGAGAAGGGACTACACAATTCCCCTATAATTTTGAGATTCAAACATAGCTTTTGCTTGTTAGTTCTATGAGATTCCGAGCTCCTTCGTTATGAGATGTAGTAAAGCCATTGCTGGGATTCCAAGTTGGATTAGTAGATGCTAGCCAAGTTCTAGGTGGAAAACCTAGTCcatatccttcttcttccacttttaAAGGTCAGTTTCCTGATTTCTCCATCATTGCGCATACAAGTTCAATTTCAGTTGTTCATGTTAAGATATGTACCGTGTTTAGTCACGAtaggggagtgtccctattgtgatatgtttggtctttttttttactAGTTGGAGTCTAGTTAGATAGTTGTGTGTGTCCTGTAACCTACTCAGACTCTAGCTTTGATTTGCTTATTAttataagggaaagagaacgctacctgggcgCGTGCGGTACGCtgcccctgcacccagacacaggggtgggcgaaatgaccgccgcGGGAATTTCCTGGGGcgcggtggtcattttgcccacccgtgtctgggtgcaggggcaGCCCACTGCATGCGCCCAGGTAGCGTCCTTTCTCCCatattataaattataaatagTTCATTGGTAGACCACAATAGGAATGTTGAACCTATCGTGGGTTtagctctctctcctcttctctcccccctctctctttctcttctcttcatagattctggtttgctttctctttggttttgtcacatggtatcagagcaataaagaagaagaataagaaataaTCTGAAACCCTAGTTGTTGAATCATGAAAACTAGGATTTATTGTAATTGAAGATTGACGTTGctgggaaaaaaaatcatatctGCTTGTTCTGCTGGAGTCGATTGCTGCCGAATTGATTAATACCCAAATCGATTCCTCTTGAAGTGcttgttagagttattagaagttatgttctaagggtagtttgggaactagcctgttGACTAGTTGCTCTAATGtgtaatttctatctttttaccttttttacactttacctccttagggaggtgtatgtaattctgtATTTCTATTAAGTGAagcaatataggtgtggagagatcACTTTCACACACGACAATTACAACTCAAacattctccttctctttctcttccctccaaacgtctcctctcttcttcttccttctccatcttcttcctcttcatttacttgtttacctaatctaaaactcaacttggtatcagagcaggtttgagagtcgtgttcTAGCTCCTCTCTCCTATTCTTTTTAGtctctttgaaaccctaggatacaaaggggttcaaggagaagaTCCGTATGTAAAAGATTGCTGAAAGAGCATGGAATAGGTTCGGTTTGACCTATTTGTGTAGTTGAAGCTGCTGTTTGAACTCTGTTGCAGCTCCCTTATGTCTTTGTAGCTCTTACAGCTACCACAGAAATTTCCGCCAGCCAGAAGTTGCagcttctgtttctctctcatttCAGATGTGTTTCAGCCTTGGAATGGCTCTTTGGAATCGCCCAAGAGTGCTTATCAAGCCCCTTAAGTCCCTCCTTGCAGCTTGAAGTTCCTATTGGAACTATCTCAGTTTTTATGGAATCtctgttctgcccaggtaaaccgaaactgcacttcctctgtgttttttgtatttgggCTGCCCTATGCTGATTTCTTGGTTGAAGAATGATAATGGCCATCTTGTTTGAGATCTTGGACCTTTTTTAAGCTTGTATTACTTCTTGGAAAGTGTTAAGGACCAGCCTATATCTGTGTTTTTCCTTGCTGGACTTTCTGTTTGGTATTGGACTCttctatttgggttgagtgtgtactccccaacTGCTGTTTGTTATCCGTTTTATGGTCAAGTGCTCTTTCCTATATAATATGGTTGATACGCCTACATCTGGGGTTGGTTCGGCTGCTTCACAGCCCCTTCCCACACCTCCTCCTGTTGTTTATGAGAACATACCTACCCAGATCtcctttgtgaagcttgatggtaccaattacttggactggtcacaccCTGTGAGGTTGtcactcaagagtaaaagaaaatTGGGATACATTACTGGCACCATTACAGCTCCAGAGCCTGGGTCACCTACCTATGATCAATGGGAGGCCGACaattctacagtcatgacatggttaatcttctccatgaCTCCTGAGATTGGACGAAGATTTATCCGAAAGGAAACTGCCAAGTCAATCTGGGACAGTGTTTCCCAAACttttgatagagtgggtgactctgctaAGGTCTATCAGTTTCACTAGAAGATTAACTCCATGAGGCAGGGCGACAAGACAATTTCTGAATACTACAATGCCTTTCTTACCCTGTTGGAAGaatatgaccactacagggatctcCACTTGAAGGATCCAGAGGATGAAACTAAGGTATACCggactcttgaaaaagagcgtgtcttcactctacttggtggtttgaaccctgactatgagcccatcaggcttcagatcttaggccgatctccctttccatctcttagtgaggtgtgtagttacttacagagtgaggagactcggcgtgttgcTATGGAACCAGCTCCTGTATCCTCTCTTGAGAGATCAGCTCTCCATTCTAGTTCTTCCagagacacccgtggaggtggtagaggcccagggcctaaccgtgaggtAGCCAACACAGTGGAGACTGTtagtgccagtggagttggtagggacaggtttaaatgtgatcattgtgggagaactggccataccaaggataggtgttggtctcttcatggccGTCCTCCTGGCACACGtagtcgtggtggccgtagagggggagctcgagctcattcaGTGATGACAGAGGCAGATACTACACAGGATGACTCCCTCTTCATGGATACAGTGGTCCGTAGCTTAGCACATCCCCTTCACCTACTGCAGCtagctcctcatcatcctcagccttacaggtctccacctcagtcCCTattgcagcccagtcttgggtcattgactctggtgccattgaccacatgactgatacgtcccataattatgatacctataccatttgctctggtaaggataaggttaggatAGTTTATGGCTCCctatcctccatatctggtaagggtagcaTTCCTGTcacctcttctatttctcttacttcagttcttcatgtccctaatcttgcagttaatcttttatctgtgagtcacctgactaaatctttgaactgttgtgtcacatttttcccttctcactgtctttttcaggatttggtgacgaagaggattattggtagtggacgtgaagaGCAAGGCTTTTACCTTTTTGACCCTTCTGTTACCACAGCTCAGTCTTTTGTGTGTGGAAGTACTGATAGTAGCTCTGTagagtctgttatgttatggcatcgtcgtcttggccatccatcttttgttgtaatgaggaaacagttacctcacttattttcttctgttgcttcttctcatgtttttcactgtgaaccatgtatgtttgccaaacattgtcgttcttcttatccatatcatggtaatagaactgttgctcctttccatattgtacatactgatgtttggggaccctcccctactacctctttatttagTTATCGATACTTtgtgtcctttgttgatgatttttctcgtgctacttggacagttcttatgaaacataaaagtgatgtttgtgattcATTTAAAACATtctatcagatgattcttactcagtttgacacTCGGATCAAAGTTGTtcgatctgataaaggggggggaatacatgtttggtggcctccaaaccttctttactgatcatggcattctccatcagctagcgtgtgttgacacaccccaacaaaatggggttgctgagaggaagaaccgccatttattggaggtcacccatagtctcttgtttggtatgcatgtccccaagaccttttggtctgctgctcttctcactgcctcttttctcatcaattACATGCCTACTAAACTTCTTGGTTTCAgctctcccttggacatcttatctcccaaggttTCTGcattttctcttccccctaaagtctttggttgcatttgttatgtgcatgtaaacaaatctgcacgcactaagcttgatcccaaagccctcaagtgtctcttccttgggtactcttctactaccaagggttacaagtgctaccacccttcttctcgtcGGTGTCTTATCTCcaaggatgtcaccttccttgaatttGTTCCattctttgccccttctcagcatcctcttcagggggagaagtgtggaagtgaacaggctgctgatttccttcattctcctctccctatcctttccttcattctcctctccctatctctccttttatgttTGACATTGGTACACATAAGACTGTGGAGGTGGTTAATACCGGTGATCAATCCAATGTGAATACAGAATTGGTGGTTGAAAGTGGTCctagtaaggagaaggattaccacattacatacaaaaaggGTGAAGGCATACATAACCAAGGAAAgcagacctaccaagagtcctctttggatccagatccacatcttgagcttcatccttctcaatcaggtgatatcccttctcctccatctgacttagatcttcctattcttgttagaaaggggaaaagagcttgtactaatcccatagccgGTTTGTTTCCTATGGTGCTCTTTCTCCCACAAGTATTGCCTTTATTACGCTTCTCTCTCTGACTTCTATTCCCGGGAATGTTACGATGCTATGCCCGACCCAAGTGGAGGCAAGCTATGCCCGAGGAGatgatggcccttgagaagaatggtactggcaatggtggatcttcccaagggacgtgtccgaTTGGATGcgagatgggtctatacaatcaagtataaatctaaTGGCAGTATTGAAAGatataaagcaaggttggttaCGAAGGGTACAatcaagtctatgggattgactatcggAGACATTTGCACCTGTGGCCAAGCACAATTCTATAAGAGTCCTCTTATCTTTGGCTGCCAATAAtaattggccattatatcagttggatgtgaagaatgcttttctccacggtgacttggaagaagaagtgtacatgcaaacccctccaggcttcaaaatgccttcaaCTGAAGGAAGgtgtgcctcctcaagaaggcactatatggtctcaaacaatacCAAGGCATGGTTTCAACGCCCGAcagctattctgaagaatgggtattcccagagtcaagctgatcacactctctttaccaagcggggcaatggtaccatcacagccctcattgtctatgttgatgatattgtggtcacagggGATGACATAGCCGAGATAGGTAAACTAAAAAACTACCTAGCACAgtagtttgagatcaaagatctaggccccttgaagtacttcttaggaattgaagtatcaaagaccaagaaaggaattaacatatgtcaacggaagtttgttcttgatttgttgacagagacaggatGTTAGGCTGAACCAAAGAATTCTCCCATTGAAGCAGAATCATAAACTGGGAGAAGATTGCGGTTCTCCTTtggttgatgcgggaaagtaccaaagactagtggggaagcttatctatcttgctaTGATATGcccagatatctcctatgcagtgggagttgtaagccaattcatgcatgctcccaagagtggccacttggatgctgtgtatcacattcttaggtatttgaagtcttctccagggaaaggactgttgtatgccaggCACAATCACTTTAGAGTGGAGGGCTTCACTGATGCTAATTGGGCCggctccattacagacaggagatctacctccggttattgtacctttgtgggaggtaacttggttacatagagaagcaaaaaacatgttgtagccagatccagtgcagaggcagaatttcgagccatggctcatggtgtttgtgaactcatatggctgaagagacttgttcaggaactcGGATTTGAtactgaaggccctatgagactctactgtgacaacaaggctaccatcagtattgcccacaatccagtccaacatgaccgaactaagcacattgaggttgataggcacttcatcaaggagaagataaacTCTGGCTACATTTGTACTCCATTTGTACAAACTGGTGATCAgctggcagacatcttcaccaaggctcttgctTTTCCTCAGTTTAGTACTCTCTTAAGCAAGCTGAGAATGCATGATATCTATTCACCAGCATGAGGgagagtgttagagttattagaagttatgttctaagggtagtttgggaactagcctgttGACTAGTTGCTCTAAtatgtaatttctatttttttaccgtttttacactttacctccttagggaggtgtatgtaattctgtATTTCTATTAAGTGAagcaatataggtgtggagagatcACTCTCACACACGACAATTACAACTCAAacattctccttctctttctcttccctccaaacgtctccttctctcttcttcttccttctccatcttcttcctcttcatttaCTTGTTTACCTAATCTAAAACTCAACTGTGCTACTGTCAAATATTGCTGCTGCTGATGGATAGGAGTCTCGTATTTTCTGGTTATTTGTTCTTGATCGATTGCTGAAGCAATCAATTGCTATCGTTGATGTTGCAGATCTGAATCTATCACTGCTATCGTTGATGGTTGTTATTTCTATTATTGGAAATTATTTGCTCAAATTTGTTCAAATAGGGCctatttggtattttattttctactaTGAGTAGATTGGAGATTATTCGTGGCTGCTCATGATTATGGGATTTTTTGTGATGTTCATCCTTGGTGATGCTGGTTATTGCTGTTGTATGATGATGGATTATTCTTTATTGCATTTTCCGCATTATTTGTCCACATgtaatgctacacgtgagggggaagATTGAAGATTATTGTTATTATCTGCTCAAGTTATCAgctgaagattattattattttgttcatGTCATCGACTCGTGTCCTCAGAAACAATTTTTATGTATGAAGATAGATACTTGTGGTATTCAGCAACAGTGCAATCTATCAGTGGTCCACAGCAACCTTATGTTGTCTGGTTCACAGCAACCTGACGCTGCTACTTGGTCCCCAGCAACACGATATTGCTACTTCTGGTTTCCAGCAACCTTATGCTGTTACTTGGTTCACAGTAACCAATACTGCATTTTTCTCAATGGTTCGCAGTGACCTATACTGCACTTTTACCTGGTTCGCAACAACCTATGGTACAATTTTAACTGTCACCTCTATTTGGGGCTCATAAGTGCATTGATATTTGCACTTTTATCTGTCTTCTTTGTGAAGCTTACTAGTTACTACCTATCTTCCTTAGGAAGAGCTTCTGATGTTGTTGCTGCTATGAAATTTTGGATTGATGTTGGTGCTCTTTGCCGCGTATTTTGCTCGTTGTTATTTGGATTTATTCGACACAAAGATTTTTATCGAATAAGCAACTCAAGTTCTGTTAGCAGTTTTTTGCTATGTCTGAATTCTGTTACAGCAGCACTTCgtctttgtttctattcttttctagTTACTAATTGCTGATGCACTTGCTATTTCTGTTCACCTAAATTTCCTAATCTGATTCCTTGTTTCTATATTGAGATTATTTGCTATTTTGATTCCTTGTTGCTATTTTTTGCTGGTTATTAAATTTGGTCCCTCGTTTGGTGACTTGCTGTTTTTAGACTACCTCGTATTTTCAAATCTGACCATGAGATCAACATAAGATTTTACAGACTTGTCCTCCTAGACAAATAGATCACTTGACCAGAATGCCATGCATATGCAGCATATTTGAGTTGTTTAAATAGAGTTATCTCGTTTTCTCTCAATTCGGGTTTTGTCCCTACCTATGATCCTGTCGCAAGCTGATCTCCCACTGGACTTCACTAGTACGCGATTAGCACTGCATTAGCAACAGTCAGGTTTGCCTATCACAAACTCAAACTGACTTATCCTAACCTGAGTCAACCCATGAACAGGTCATAGCAGTGAAGGGTAAGAGTGGGACGAGGTTGGGCCAGGATAAGAGATATGTGAAGTAAATCAATgaggtaaaataaaatagtaGACATGTAGGATTTAAATGCTCAATGCTGCTAACAAAAGCAATGTTTGCAACAACCCAACGCTACCATCGATTCACCAAATGAAGCCAAAACCTAACCTGAAACCTATTTGATTGTACCACACCCAACCAGTTTGTTAACCTTAATAACAAATTCAATGAGAAGTTGCAGGAAAAAATCAAGCAAACTAATTCAAAAAATGTATGAATCATATGGATTGGAAAAAGGCCGCATCAGAATATCCCACGGTCCAGAATTTAGAAAAACTaagtattattttttgttaCTTGCTAAGCCTGGCTCCACTAAAATTTTATTACTTCTTATACTAGAAAAATTAGGGATATAACTCACTAAATAAAGGAACCAAATAATGATCTTTCATTGCACTGAAATGAGTACAAAACACCTTCAAGAAAGGGAGCAAAGAAATTGCAGCAATAGTATAGGCATCATGACTTAATACGACATTCCATTTTGCATGCCATTAATGTTCAAGAAAGCCCTGTACATGAGAAAAAAGTTGTACATGGAGAACATACCATGAAGAAGGTAACAGCCTCCAATAGTCTTTTTCTGAAGGCACTCTcccgtttcttcttcttgtttagGACCGTTGAGGTTAGGACCTTTTTTCTAACTGCAGACCATCAATTTGGAACCAACAAACAGCTGCATAAGAAGCCATTCAATAATGAAAAGTGGGGTGACCAGCATGTAGCCGAACATACCAGTCCTACGATTGTCGGCTTCAATTACCAGCTCACTCAAAGAATCAAAAATAACAATGGAATCACCCACATTGGCAGCAGCAGTCTGTTGGTCACCAAACTTCACTACCTGAGAAGGAAAAGACATAGATATCCTTAAACATGGTAAGAACTATGAAGTTACCTTTGTTTAAGATGGATTTATTTGCTAGACAAAATGAATTGTATCACAGAATCCAGGATATTTAATCCAACAACCCAGAGAATTGATCCTTAACTGAATCATATATGGAGAAAACAGAAAATTGGGATGAAAAATTAGGTTGAATGATGAATTTTTCCTACTGCAGGGGCTGCCCAACAACATCAAAGGAATATAACCCATCGAGCGCCAGGTTTCAAGAAGAGAAAGCTGAAGAACAAACTCCTTTGGAAGGTCATGCCCGCCAAAGACATCACTGCCCTAACAAGCAACTCCATGAGTGCCTCGCGCCTCCTGTAGTTTTCTTCGCTTGTGTAAGGCCTGTTTTCTCCTTATTAGTAAATGCTGCTTGAGCGTTGACATGGCTGGCAACCAAGATAGAACCACCAAGGCAAGGCTTGGCGTAAACCACCAACTAGACAACTCATTATCCTCCTCTTTCAATGGTTCTTATTAATAGGCTTCTATTGATGAGGATCTTCTAGGTGAATaatctgtttttcttctttcaaaatttctatCTATCAAGTTTAATTTTCAATGTTTGaaatcctttttttctcttgaacCAATATGAACAAACAAACCAGGGTAAAGTAATTCCATTattaaactcaaaaaaaaaaaaaaaaaagaactcagaATTCAACCAAAAGGAACATTTAAGGCTCAAAAACCACCACAATAACTAAAATGCCTGAAAGTATCAGCAACTCCAAAGGTAGGGTTTGTCGTATGCTATTTTCTACAGCGCATAAAAAGATTTGGCTTTTTCCGTTTATGTTTTCCAATTATTATAGGGAAGGGAGGTTGAAAAAAACAACTGATCATTCCTTTATCAACCCAGCCATTTGCCATGAGGATTAATTGTTCTCTGAAAGCATTTGATAAGAGATGAGTATTAGAACGTTTACAACAAGCAGCATGGTCATGGTGGAAAAATTCCTTTTGGATGGATTCTTCTCTCACAGTCTATGCAATACAAAACTCAACCCAACTGTCCTTGGTCCTCATAATTCAGAGTCAGCTAATGCAATATAGAAACATGGAAAGGGAATCAGTTAATGCAAGATTAAACACACATGAAAGGGAGTAATAGTTCCTTAGTGTAAACATATGATATATGGGTCCCACACTGAGAAAtccttaatgatgattatgaggataaaaaatgaataagGAAGAACTTTAAATACTGTCAAAACTGCCTCATTCCAACATATATGTGAAAATGAAATAATGTTTAGTGATAGCATCATTTACGTCTGGACAAAGAACTGAAAGATGCTTCAGGTCCGCAATATCAATATCGAATCCAAATTTCCTAAGCtgcttcaatgctccatctaaATGATCCAAAGTGATTCTCTCCTGCTGCATTTGGAATACCACATAAAAGGTGTTTATGAAAGCAAAGCCCTTCAGTACCCTCTTCAACCATGAAGGACACAGGCACGACTTTTTCTTCTCATTGCACGGAATTGCGTCATTATCTGCTAAAGAAACTTTCAA
This genomic interval carries:
- the LOC122648313 gene encoding ATP-dependent helicase HRQ1-like, which encodes GSASKKVLDEKNSKKFIQFLELVDCLSDPQSGSCFLKVSLADNDAIPCNEKKKSCLCPSWLKRVLKGFAFINTFYVVFQMQQERITLDHLDGALKQLRKFGFDIDIADLKHLSVLCPDVVKFGDQQTAAANVGDSIVIFDSLSELVIEADNRRTVRKKVLTSTVLNKKKKRESAFRKRLLEAVTFFMGKTMFASRVTTLLSLEDLLKSLEESGDTAKGCEAKRTRSSATSSSHSLQALCQDTNVLSPGEMVEHLRKGLGSQGQIVHVEEIGARKAVRVGIPNELSETTRFALQRIGVTRLYSHQAESIQASLSGKDVVVATMTSSGKSLCYNVPVLEALTQNLLSCALYLFPTKALAQDQLRALLVMTEGLDISKNIGVYDGDTSQKDRKWLRDSARLLISNPDMLHMSILPYHGQFQRILSNLRFVIIDEAHAYKGAFGCHTSLILRRLRRLCCHVYGSDPSFVFSTATSANPREHAMELVSLSTLELIQKDGSPCGPKHFILWNPFCSTTKQISKTLSGSDTSKYADGEIITRPSSSVLEVSRLFAEMVQHGLRCIAFCKTRKLTELVLFYTREILQGTAPDLVGSVCAYRGGYIAEVGSVIVYFVPLRLLLLARYCS